The following are encoded in a window of Thermoanaerobacter ethanolicus JW 200 genomic DNA:
- a CDS encoding cysteine desulfurase, giving the protein MKYVDVEKIKKDFPILNVKPHGKKLIYLDNAATTQKPIEVIKAMDKYYEELNANVYRSPHYLSALSTQAYEEARERVKKFINAKREESIIFTRNTTESINFIAYTWGMKYINEGDEIILTIAEHHSNMLPWQMVAEAKKARLKYVHLDENFRLSMKDFKEKMSDKVKLVAVQHMSNVLGIINPVEEITHIAHKYGAKVLIDGAQSVPHMPIDVQRIGCDFFAFSGHKMLGPMGIGVLYIKEDLLSDVPPFLRGGEMIDEVFEDRATFPPPPLKFEAGTPNVKGACVLVSAIDYIEKIGLSNIHNHEGELLEYGLQKMKELDFVKLYGPNDAKERGGLISFNVEGVHPHDVATILDEEGIAVRSGHHCCLPLMRYLGVPATVRASFYLYNDFDDIDALVEGLKKVRKWFK; this is encoded by the coding sequence GTGAAATATGTTGATGTAGAAAAGATTAAAAAAGACTTTCCTATATTGAATGTTAAACCTCATGGTAAAAAGCTTATTTACCTTGACAATGCTGCCACAACTCAAAAGCCAATTGAAGTCATAAAAGCTATGGATAAATATTATGAAGAATTAAACGCCAATGTATACAGAAGCCCACACTATTTAAGCGCTCTTTCCACACAGGCTTATGAAGAGGCAAGAGAAAGAGTAAAAAAATTTATTAACGCAAAAAGAGAAGAATCCATAATATTTACGAGAAATACTACAGAATCAATAAACTTTATAGCATATACGTGGGGAATGAAATATATAAACGAAGGGGACGAAATAATACTGACAATAGCCGAGCACCACAGCAATATGCTTCCATGGCAAATGGTAGCGGAAGCTAAAAAGGCGAGACTCAAATATGTCCACCTTGATGAGAATTTTAGGCTTTCTATGAAAGACTTTAAAGAAAAAATGTCTGACAAAGTAAAATTAGTTGCTGTGCAGCATATGTCAAATGTTTTGGGCATAATAAATCCTGTGGAGGAGATTACACATATTGCCCACAAATACGGCGCAAAAGTGTTAATAGATGGAGCACAAAGTGTACCTCATATGCCGATTGATGTACAAAGAATAGGCTGTGACTTTTTTGCTTTTTCTGGTCACAAGATGCTCGGACCTATGGGAATCGGTGTACTTTATATAAAAGAGGACTTGCTTTCTGATGTGCCTCCTTTTTTAAGAGGTGGAGAGATGATAGACGAAGTCTTTGAAGACCGTGCAACTTTTCCTCCCCCACCTCTTAAATTTGAAGCAGGTACTCCCAACGTAAAAGGGGCTTGTGTGCTTGTTTCTGCAATAGATTATATAGAAAAAATTGGGCTTTCCAATATTCATAATCACGAAGGCGAGCTTTTGGAGTATGGCCTTCAGAAAATGAAAGAATTAGACTTTGTAAAATTGTATGGCCCCAACGATGCGAAGGAAAGGGGAGGCTTAATTTCCTTCAATGTAGAAGGTGTCCATCCTCACGACGTTGCTACAATACTAGACGAAGAAGGAATTGCTGTAAGAAGTGGGCACCACTGTTGTCTGCCTTTAATGAGGTACTTAGGTGTTCCTGCCACTGTAAGAGCAAGCTTTTACCTCTACAACGACTTTGACGATATTGACGCACTTGTTGAAGGACTTAAAAAAGTTAGGAAGTGGTTTAAATGA
- the asrC gene encoding sulfite reductase subunit C translates to MSYDIDVKKVRRNCYRQSKVRGEFMLQIRVPGGVIDAKYLSFFQHIAETWGNGEFHLGVRQTISIPGIKYEYIDEVNKYIRPYIEEIEVNLCGVDMAVDDNGYPTIGARNIMACIGNRHCIYANIDTTDLARKIEKIIFPSDYHIKLNISGCPNDCAKAHVSDIGIIGITKPEYDYERCIGCKKCVEACAHHATRVLSVEKGKIVKDTCCCVGCGECVLVCPTGAWTRNPKKFYRVLIGGRTGKQTPRMGKIFLNWVTEDVVLGVLKNWETFSAYVMNNKPEYIHGGHLIDRVGYNKFKEMILKDVKLNPEAMVAERVLWTETEYRSNFNVKPVT, encoded by the coding sequence ATGAGTTACGATATAGATGTAAAAAAGGTTCGAAGAAATTGTTATCGTCAGTCAAAAGTGCGGGGGGAGTTCATGCTCCAGATACGCGTTCCCGGCGGTGTTATAGATGCCAAATATCTGTCATTTTTTCAGCATATTGCGGAAACTTGGGGAAACGGAGAATTTCACCTGGGAGTCAGACAGACAATTTCAATACCAGGGATCAAATATGAATATATAGATGAGGTTAACAAATATATAAGACCATATATCGAAGAAATTGAAGTAAATTTATGCGGCGTTGATATGGCAGTTGATGACAACGGGTATCCGACCATAGGAGCTCGTAATATAATGGCTTGCATAGGTAATCGTCATTGCATATATGCTAACATTGATACAACCGACCTGGCCAGAAAAATAGAAAAGATTATATTCCCCAGCGATTATCATATAAAATTAAATATATCAGGATGTCCTAACGACTGTGCTAAAGCTCACGTTAGTGATATCGGTATAATTGGTATTACAAAGCCGGAATACGATTATGAGCGCTGTATAGGGTGTAAAAAGTGTGTAGAAGCGTGTGCTCATCATGCAACGCGTGTTTTATCTGTAGAAAAAGGAAAAATCGTGAAAGATACCTGCTGCTGCGTCGGCTGTGGCGAATGCGTCCTAGTGTGTCCAACTGGTGCTTGGACCAGGAACCCTAAAAAATTCTACAGAGTATTGATCGGCGGCAGAACAGGAAAACAAACACCTCGTATGGGAAAAATCTTTTTAAACTGGGTTACAGAAGATGTGGTTTTAGGTGTACTTAAAAACTGGGAGACATTTTCTGCTTATGTTATGAATAACAAACCTGAATACATTCATGGTGGACACCTTATTGACAGAGTGGGATATAACAAATTTAAAGAAATGATATTAAAAGATGTCAAACTTAACCCAGAAGCTATGGTGGCTGAAAGGGTATTATGGACAGAAACCGAATACAGGTCTAATTTTAATGTAAAACCTGTAACCTAA
- the sufU gene encoding Fe-S cluster assembly sulfur transfer protein SufU: MSDLNQLYSEVIMEHYENSPHEKELKDATHKERGYNPLCGDNITLYLKMNGDIIEDASFTGHGCAISQASTSMMIDLIKGKDKKEALRLVQQFIDMMHKKDVNLDELGDAQVLQGVSDFPARVKCALLAWKTLQEIL, encoded by the coding sequence ATGAGCGATTTGAATCAGCTTTATTCTGAGGTTATAATGGAACATTACGAAAACTCTCCCCATGAAAAAGAACTTAAAGATGCTACCCACAAAGAAAGAGGTTACAATCCTCTTTGCGGCGACAATATTACTCTTTATTTAAAAATGAATGGTGACATTATAGAAGATGCTTCTTTCACGGGCCATGGGTGTGCCATAAGCCAAGCCTCAACCTCTATGATGATAGACCTTATAAAAGGGAAAGACAAAAAAGAAGCTTTAAGGCTTGTGCAACAATTTATAGACATGATGCACAAAAAAGATGTAAATCTTGATGAATTAGGTGATGCTCAAGTACTGCAGGGAGTATCTGACTTTCCTGCCCGCGTAAAATGTGCTTTACTTGCGTGGAAAACGCTTCAGGAAATTTTGTAA
- a CDS encoding TatD family hydrolase — protein sequence MKEIVDSHVHVSLLPFEGWESMALAGVKKIIGCSLFFGAKHAETLFDHFHQMLTLSVSNAVKKDIKLYVTIGIHPMGIPDDWPRVIDALPSYLKMSGVIGLGEIGLHEGNKREEEVFREQLKIAKEYRVPVIIHTPPQNRVEITEKIIEIAATVGMEPGKMIIDHANLDIIDLIEDFGAVPGLTIRQEGLTSQLLLNNLERFQRGVLNSDYSNLKPNDLLSVPKTVWYLELNGASPEVIARIARYNAEEVFGI from the coding sequence ATGAAAGAAATTGTAGATTCTCATGTACATGTTTCATTACTTCCCTTCGAAGGATGGGAGAGCATGGCACTAGCCGGAGTAAAGAAAATTATTGGCTGCTCCCTATTTTTTGGGGCAAAACATGCAGAAACACTCTTTGATCATTTCCATCAGATGTTAACTCTTTCTGTAAGCAATGCTGTTAAAAAAGATATTAAACTTTATGTAACCATTGGCATTCACCCTATGGGAATACCGGATGACTGGCCCAGAGTGATCGACGCTCTTCCATCCTACCTTAAAATGAGTGGTGTCATTGGGCTTGGTGAGATCGGCCTACATGAGGGAAACAAGCGGGAAGAGGAGGTTTTCCGTGAGCAATTGAAGATTGCCAAGGAATACAGGGTTCCAGTAATTATTCATACTCCGCCACAGAATAGAGTGGAAATTACCGAAAAAATAATTGAAATTGCTGCTACTGTGGGGATGGAACCAGGAAAAATGATTATAGACCATGCTAATTTAGATATTATTGACTTAATCGAAGACTTTGGGGCTGTTCCCGGTCTTACTATTCGCCAGGAGGGGCTCACTTCTCAACTATTGCTGAATAATCTGGAACGCTTTCAGCGAGGTGTACTAAATAGCGATTACAGCAATCTAAAACCCAATGATCTGCTGAGCGTACCCAAGACCGTGTGGTACTTAGAATTGAACGGAGCTTCTCCTGAAGTCATTGCTCGAATTGCGAGATACAATGCTGAAGAAGTTTTTGGTATTTAA
- the asrB gene encoding anaerobic sulfite reductase subunit AsrB, translating to MSENIMLPVPHKIIDIIHETENEYTFRIETNAKVKHGQFFQVSLPKIGEGPISVSSMGDNWVELTIRKVGKLTNEIFNLKPGDKIFMRGPYGNSFPVDDFKGKDLVVIAGGTGVSPVRSLLKYFYEHPDEIHSLYFIAGFKDEKSILFKEDLNNFRSRFNTIYTLDKDKIEGFEVGLVTEHIKKIPFDSFENYNVVIVGPPVMMHFAALECLKNGVAEDKIWLSFERKMSCGVGKCGHCKINETYVCLEGPVFNYTKAKNLLD from the coding sequence ATGAGTGAAAATATAATGCTTCCAGTTCCCCATAAAATAATCGATATTATACACGAAACAGAAAATGAATATACTTTCAGAATAGAAACCAATGCAAAGGTAAAACATGGACAATTCTTTCAGGTGTCTTTACCTAAAATCGGAGAAGGCCCTATATCGGTAAGTTCGATGGGAGATAATTGGGTAGAACTCACCATACGGAAGGTAGGAAAACTTACCAATGAAATATTTAATTTAAAACCCGGTGATAAGATATTTATGCGAGGCCCTTATGGTAATTCATTCCCTGTAGATGATTTTAAGGGTAAGGATCTAGTTGTCATCGCCGGTGGAACTGGGGTTTCTCCTGTTAGAAGCCTTTTAAAGTATTTTTATGAACATCCAGATGAAATACACTCTCTGTATTTCATTGCGGGATTTAAGGACGAAAAGAGTATACTGTTCAAAGAGGATTTAAATAATTTTAGAAGCAGGTTTAACACAATTTATACTCTTGATAAAGATAAGATAGAAGGCTTTGAGGTCGGCCTTGTTACAGAACACATTAAGAAAATACCATTTGACAGCTTTGAAAATTACAATGTAGTAATTGTAGGTCCTCCTGTTATGATGCACTTTGCCGCTTTAGAATGTTTAAAGAACGGTGTAGCCGAAGATAAAATTTGGTTATCTTTTGAAAGGAAAATGTCTTGTGGCGTCGGCAAGTGTGGCCATTGCAAGATAAATGAGACATATGTTTGTCTGGAAGGGCCTGTCTTTAATTATACTAAAGCAAAAAATCTGTTGGATTAA
- a CDS encoding Fur family transcriptional regulator: MHKQEAIKKLKEHNYKLTPQRELILDIMLNQQGYLSVRQIYEKVKEVFPQVSIDTVYRNLSLLKDINILNETTIGNNIMYVMRKEIHSHTMRCLKCGKIFELDICPLELWINQIKDFEIVDHKIEIVGYCKDCRSNKN; encoded by the coding sequence ATGCATAAGCAAGAGGCAATAAAAAAATTAAAAGAGCACAATTACAAATTAACTCCTCAAAGGGAATTAATACTGGATATCATGTTAAATCAGCAGGGGTATCTTTCTGTGAGACAAATCTATGAAAAAGTAAAAGAAGTCTTTCCTCAAGTAAGTATTGACACAGTTTATCGCAATTTAAGCCTTTTGAAAGATATAAATATTTTAAATGAAACGACAATTGGCAATAATATTATGTATGTAATGCGAAAAGAAATACACAGTCATACCATGAGATGTTTAAAATGCGGCAAAATCTTTGAACTAGACATATGCCCTCTCGAACTTTGGATAAACCAGATAAAAGACTTTGAAATTGTAGACCACAAAATAGAAATCGTTGGTT
- a CDS encoding DUF58 domain-containing protein: MNALWFILVVAFVLAMQANLYKKYIFKDLKIERKFENPAIFPGEKTTLKVTLVNKKIFPITYLKLQQKIPVELQMVKSSMVENNDKVKYFHTTVLSMMPFQRITRKFEIVGIKRGVYNLFDPVKVFSTDLFGSEEYESEILAYARLVVYPNLIDLNSSFVVADSLQGDVFVRRWIIEDPIMISGIRDYTPSDNYKDINWKATAKNQTLKVNKYDYTADKKIMILFNIDFHRYLFKTIDLQEFEKAVEVAASLSVDLLKKGIPVGFSTNAICLFEGDYSIIEPSAGESQISKLLEVFAGLSFFKRYDLEEILRVMTNHLSWGTDLVVVTPFVDDKVVNALSDIGNTKISIVSIKPNEIGHLPTNIKLFFYNEEGKQLETVG; this comes from the coding sequence ATGAATGCTTTGTGGTTTATTCTTGTTGTGGCTTTTGTATTAGCCATGCAAGCTAATCTTTATAAAAAATACATTTTTAAGGATTTGAAAATAGAACGGAAATTTGAAAATCCAGCTATTTTTCCTGGAGAAAAGACAACGCTTAAGGTTACACTTGTAAATAAAAAAATTTTCCCTATTACTTATTTGAAGTTACAGCAAAAGATTCCTGTGGAACTTCAAATGGTAAAATCATCTATGGTGGAAAATAATGATAAAGTTAAGTATTTTCACACTACAGTGCTTTCTATGATGCCTTTTCAGAGGATTACAAGGAAATTTGAAATTGTAGGTATAAAAAGGGGAGTATACAATCTTTTTGACCCTGTTAAAGTTTTTTCTACCGATTTATTTGGCAGTGAGGAATATGAAAGTGAAATATTGGCTTATGCGAGACTGGTGGTTTATCCTAATCTAATAGATTTGAATAGTTCTTTTGTTGTGGCTGATTCTCTTCAAGGAGACGTGTTTGTAAGAAGATGGATAATAGAAGACCCTATTATGATAAGTGGAATCAGAGATTATACTCCTTCTGACAATTATAAAGACATAAATTGGAAAGCCACTGCCAAAAATCAGACATTAAAAGTGAATAAATATGATTATACAGCAGATAAAAAAATAATGATATTGTTTAACATTGATTTTCACAGGTATCTGTTTAAGACTATTGACCTACAAGAGTTTGAAAAGGCAGTGGAAGTAGCAGCTTCTTTATCAGTGGATTTATTAAAAAAAGGCATTCCTGTTGGATTTTCTACAAATGCTATCTGCCTTTTTGAGGGGGATTACAGTATTATAGAGCCTTCTGCAGGAGAATCTCAGATTTCAAAGCTTCTTGAGGTTTTTGCAGGTTTGTCTTTTTTTAAGAGATATGACCTTGAAGAAATTTTAAGGGTTATGACAAATCATTTGTCATGGGGCACAGATTTAGTGGTTGTAACGCCTTTTGTAGATGATAAAGTTGTAAATGCTCTTTCTGACATAGGAAATACAAAAATTTCAATTGTTTCAATAAAGCCTAATGAAATTGGTCATTTGCCAACAAATATTAAGTTATTCTTTTATAATGAAGAGGGGAAGCAACTTGAAACTGTGGGATAG
- a CDS encoding LemA family protein: MKNPLIITLIVLAVIAVLVFGTIYGTYNQLVALDENVNSKWSQIDNQLQRRANLIPNLVETVKGYAAHEKEIFDSVNKAREKLLSANTVAEKAASNDELNTALGRLLAIAENYPNLKADANFRQLSDELAGTENRIAVARMDYNNAVQAYNTKIRSFPTSIIANMFGFKEREYFKADEAAKTVLKVDFSK; encoded by the coding sequence GTGAAAAATCCGCTAATTATTACATTGATTGTTTTGGCTGTAATAGCTGTATTAGTATTTGGGACAATTTATGGAACTTATAACCAATTAGTGGCGTTAGATGAAAATGTAAATAGTAAATGGAGTCAGATTGATAATCAGCTTCAAAGAAGGGCTAATTTAATTCCTAATTTAGTAGAGACTGTTAAAGGATATGCAGCACATGAAAAAGAGATTTTTGATAGTGTAAATAAAGCGAGAGAAAAACTTTTAAGTGCCAACACTGTTGCTGAAAAAGCAGCTTCAAATGATGAATTAAATACAGCATTGGGGAGGCTTCTTGCTATTGCAGAAAATTATCCTAATTTAAAAGCTGATGCAAATTTCAGGCAGTTAAGCGACGAACTAGCAGGAACTGAAAACAGAATAGCTGTAGCGAGAATGGATTATAACAATGCTGTTCAAGCTTATAACACCAAGATAAGGTCTTTTCCAACCTCTATCATCGCCAATATGTTTGGGTTTAAGGAAAGAGAATATTTTAAAGCAGATGAAGCAGCAAAAACTGTGCTTAAAGTAGATTTTTCCAAATAA
- a CDS encoding AAA family ATPase produces the protein MEYAKILEDVRNNIEKVIVGKREVIDLMLTALISSGHILLEDVPGVGKTTIAKALAKSISCEFKRVQFTPDLLPSDLTGINVYNQKLNEFEFKKGPLFTNILLADEINRATPRTQSSLLECMEERQVTVDGITYPLDKPFFVIATQNPIESYGTFPLPEAQIDRFLMKIKMGYPKREEEQRIIDLFDKGSPLENIQPVCSKEDIIKMQKEYTNVYVEKDVANYILDIIERTREDREIELGASPRATLAFYKSSQAYAYIKGRDFVTPDDVRYIAPFVLSHRIILKGVGKLKNLKAEDVVKRILEEVPIPLEK, from the coding sequence ATGGAATATGCAAAAATATTAGAAGACGTAAGGAATAACATTGAAAAAGTGATAGTAGGGAAAAGAGAAGTAATTGATTTAATGCTTACAGCTTTAATATCTTCAGGACATATTCTTTTAGAGGATGTGCCAGGAGTTGGTAAAACTACTATTGCCAAAGCATTAGCTAAATCTATTAGTTGTGAGTTTAAGAGGGTGCAATTTACTCCCGATTTACTTCCTAGCGATTTGACAGGGATAAATGTTTACAATCAAAAACTCAATGAATTTGAGTTTAAAAAAGGCCCTTTGTTTACCAATATATTGTTAGCTGATGAGATAAATAGAGCGACACCCAGGACTCAGTCTAGCCTTCTTGAATGTATGGAAGAAAGGCAGGTAACTGTAGACGGTATCACTTATCCTTTAGACAAACCCTTTTTTGTTATTGCTACGCAAAATCCTATAGAAAGTTACGGCACTTTTCCTCTTCCCGAGGCTCAAATAGATAGGTTTTTGATGAAAATAAAAATGGGATATCCCAAAAGAGAGGAAGAGCAGAGAATAATAGACCTTTTTGATAAAGGTAGTCCCTTAGAGAATATTCAGCCAGTTTGCAGCAAAGAGGATATAATAAAAATGCAAAAAGAGTATACCAATGTGTATGTGGAAAAAGATGTTGCCAATTATATTTTAGATATAATTGAAAGGACAAGAGAAGATAGGGAGATAGAATTGGGAGCAAGCCCAAGGGCTACATTGGCTTTTTATAAATCTTCTCAAGCTTATGCTTATATAAAAGGAAGAGACTTTGTGACACCAGACGATGTAAGGTATATTGCACCATTTGTGCTTTCTCACAGAATTATTTTAAAAGGGGTAGGTAAACTTAAAAATTTAAAGGCGGAAGATGTAGTGAAAAGAATCTTAGAAGAAGTTCCAATCCCTCTTGAAAAATAG
- a CDS encoding selenium metabolism-associated LysR family transcriptional regulator: protein MTLRDIEIFVTVCELKSMSAAAKKLYMSQPAISQAISQMEGELQVRLFDRIGRNLSLTYAGEILYSYGKRILNLVKEAESTLDDVKNMRMGRLRVGTSTTVGIYLLPEIIGEFRKKFSIDVYFTIGNTAEIEKLIFNNSIDLGIVEGPVHSRDIVVTPYIDDELYLVCSKSHRWAEKKSISPAEIENEDIIMREKGSGTREIFEETMARNNVRYRIKYVLNNTEAIKKAVEANIGVSVISRLAVKKEIRGGRLVKVDIENIRFERKFSIIYHKDKFKSNLFEEFIRHLYNYSIR from the coding sequence GTGACCCTCAGGGATATAGAGATTTTCGTAACCGTTTGCGAGTTAAAGAGCATGTCTGCTGCCGCAAAAAAACTTTATATGTCCCAACCTGCTATCAGCCAGGCCATATCGCAGATGGAGGGAGAACTCCAAGTTAGACTCTTTGACAGGATAGGTAGGAATCTCAGTCTCACGTATGCTGGAGAAATCCTGTATAGTTACGGAAAGCGGATACTCAATCTTGTCAAGGAAGCAGAGAGTACTCTTGATGATGTGAAGAACATGAGGATGGGAAGGCTGAGAGTGGGAACCAGTACAACGGTGGGAATTTACCTGCTACCGGAGATAATCGGCGAGTTCAGGAAAAAGTTCAGTATCGACGTCTACTTTACGATTGGCAACACGGCAGAGATAGAAAAGCTGATATTTAACAATTCTATAGACCTTGGCATTGTCGAAGGTCCGGTCCATTCAAGGGACATTGTTGTAACACCCTATATAGATGATGAGTTATATCTTGTATGCTCAAAAAGCCACAGGTGGGCAGAGAAAAAAAGCATCAGCCCCGCAGAGATTGAAAATGAGGATATAATCATGCGAGAAAAGGGAAGTGGGACGAGGGAGATCTTTGAGGAGACCATGGCGAGAAATAACGTGAGGTACAGAATAAAATACGTTCTTAACAATACGGAGGCCATAAAAAAGGCCGTCGAAGCTAATATAGGTGTTTCGGTCATATCCAGGCTGGCAGTGAAAAAGGAGATAAGAGGCGGTAGGCTCGTAAAAGTTGACATTGAAAATATAAGGTTTGAAAGGAAGTTTAGCATTATTTATCATAAAGATAAGTTCAAGTCGAATCTGTTCGAAGAGTTTATAAGACACCTTTATAATTACAGCATAAGGTAG
- a CDS encoding DUF2250 domain-containing protein: protein MPLNNDQDEFLDLTILTYLKKLGPEYAKLLARRLGLSLEESRKRLQSLEERGLIKRVERRIVKYYHRRRKSVKHRNHTYYELTREGELFLRQARKEIDINFDIEYPNR from the coding sequence ATGCCACTCAACAATGACCAAGATGAATTTCTTGATTTAACAATCCTCACCTACCTCAAAAAGCTTGGGCCGGAATATGCGAAACTTTTGGCGAGGCGCCTAGGTTTATCATTAGAAGAAAGCAGAAAGCGACTTCAAAGTTTGGAGGAGAGAGGACTAATCAAGCGAGTGGAAAGAAGAATAGTTAAATATTACCATCGACGACGAAAAAGTGTTAAGCATCGCAATCACACATATTATGAGCTCACTAGGGAAGGGGAACTTTTTCTAAGACAGGCGAGGAAGGAAATTGATATTAATTTTGACATCGAATACCCTAACAGATAA
- a CDS encoding DUF4129 domain-containing protein: MKLWDREKFVRTFLTVLDGMMVFLIYTLLNGLFIREKGISFGIILLVSLISGVFNNAEIEMKEKTYKQLNLTIGVVISILLSAIISENYYQLVAIFIVFLYIWSRGVKNRGIFVNDMLNVEQFYKQLIGLFVINIANYFMPLEGILIIPKYSIIYILLSIFLLLEVKNLRFSDNRSNKRVSTFEWAAVSLIILTMILLSSPAVRGFVYHYLYEGIVKIFVYGASYLAYGLFLMLSRLFSLLHIDEEYFKKAMEEALKQDNSKENMFEEQIPQDYAWLVHMINGIATLLAVVIIIALIVYIVKAITKLQKEKHERDFTEEKEIDIKIGDLQTYKKLKGISQKIAENVRERVKIYRDSRERVRYYYKRFLKHLYENKILVKGNHSSEDVYKKVVEVFPLVHSAMEEITALYEKVRYGNYYPQYEEVKEFEIKLREIIKNLKQI, encoded by the coding sequence TTGAAACTGTGGGATAGAGAAAAGTTTGTGAGGACGTTTTTGACAGTTTTAGACGGCATGATGGTATTTTTAATTTACACCCTATTAAATGGGCTTTTTATTAGAGAAAAAGGTATTTCCTTTGGAATAATCCTTCTAGTTTCTTTAATAAGCGGGGTTTTTAACAATGCAGAAATTGAGATGAAAGAGAAAACTTATAAACAATTGAATTTAACTATAGGTGTTGTAATTAGCATTTTGTTGAGCGCAATAATTAGTGAAAATTATTATCAACTGGTGGCCATATTCATTGTGTTTTTGTATATTTGGTCAAGAGGAGTAAAAAACAGAGGAATATTCGTTAATGATATGTTAAATGTAGAACAATTTTATAAGCAGTTAATAGGTCTATTTGTCATAAATATTGCGAACTATTTTATGCCTCTTGAGGGGATATTGATAATTCCTAAATATAGCATTATTTATATTCTGTTGAGCATTTTTTTGCTTTTAGAAGTTAAAAATCTCAGATTCTCCGATAATAGGTCAAATAAAAGAGTTTCAACTTTTGAGTGGGCAGCAGTAAGCCTTATAATTTTAACTATGATTTTACTTTCTTCTCCTGCTGTGAGAGGATTTGTCTATCATTATTTGTATGAAGGCATTGTAAAAATTTTTGTTTATGGCGCTTCTTATTTAGCTTATGGTTTGTTTTTAATGTTGTCAAGGCTTTTTAGCCTGCTGCATATAGACGAAGAGTATTTTAAAAAGGCGATGGAGGAAGCCTTAAAACAAGATAATAGTAAGGAAAATATGTTTGAGGAGCAGATTCCTCAGGATTATGCTTGGCTTGTCCACATGATAAATGGAATAGCTACTTTATTAGCTGTTGTCATAATAATTGCTTTGATAGTATATATTGTAAAAGCAATAACAAAGCTACAAAAAGAAAAGCATGAAAGGGATTTTACAGAAGAAAAAGAGATTGATATAAAAATTGGGGATTTGCAAACATATAAAAAATTAAAAGGCATAAGCCAGAAAATAGCTGAAAATGTTCGAGAGCGAGTAAAAATTTATAGGGATTCGAGGGAAAGGGTAAGGTATTATTATAAAAGATTTTTAAAACACTTATACGAAAACAAAATTCTTGTAAAAGGCAACCATTCTAGTGAAGATGTTTATAAAAAAGTGGTGGAAGTTTTTCCTCTTGTGCATTCTGCAATGGAGGAAATTACAGCTCTTTACGAAAAAGTAAGATATGGAAATTATTATCCTCAATATGAGGAAGTAAAGGAATTTGAAATAAAGTTAAGAGAAATTATAAAAAATTTGAAACAAATTTAG